The Lysobacter helvus nucleotide sequence AGGTGCGCGAATTGCGCGAGGTAGGCGGCGTGCAGTTTCTCGACGGCTTCCCCGGTCGCGCGCGTCTGTTCCATCGTTGCGTTCGAACGCACCAGGTAATGCGTCGTCTCGATGACTTGCCCGTCGCGCGGCGCGTGCTTCTGCACCACCGGCACGGCCGCCTTCCCCGGCCGATCCAGCATCCACCCGTGCACCGCCGCCACCAGCGCGACCATCGCGATCAGCAACAACCAGGGCGGCTTCATGCGCACGTGCGATCTCCGCGGAGCATGCGCACAGCCTACTGCACGTGGCGGACCCGCGCGGGCGAGACGTGCGGATTGTTCGGCACGTAGAAGCGCCACAGATGTTCGAGCCCGACGCGAATGCCGATCCGCGGCGTCGCCACCGGATGCAACGGCGGCGGCGTGCCGTCGTCGAGGATGCGCGGGCCGTCGCCTTTCACCAGGTCGGCGCCATCGAGCGCACCGGTGATGCCGAGCGCCTGCGTCAGTCGCGCCGGTCCGCTGCAGAGCAAGCGTTCCGACACGCCACCGCGCGCGGCGAACATCTCCGGCAAGCCATCGATCGGTTCGAGCGCACGGATCAGGATCCCCGCACCCGGCGTCTTGTCCCACGCCACCGCATTCGCGCACCAATGCATGCCGTAGGTGAAGTAGACATACAGGTGCCCGGGCTCGCCGAACATCGTCGCGTTGCGCGCAGTCTTGCCGCGATACGTGTGCGCGGCGGGATCCAGGCCCGCGCAATACGCCTCCACTTCCACGATGCGGCCCGCGCGCCCGTCAGGCATCGCGAGCACTTTGTTGAGCAGGTCGCGCGCGACCAGGAGGGTGTCGCGGCGATAGAAAGCGCGGGGCAATCGTTTGCGACG carries:
- a CDS encoding DNA-3-methyladenine glycosylase, coding for MPRRKRLPRAFYRRDTLLVARDLLNKVLAMPDGRAGRIVEVEAYCAGLDPAAHTYRGKTARNATMFGEPGHLYVYFTYGMHWCANAVAWDKTPGAGILIRALEPIDGLPEMFAARGGVSERLLCSGPARLTQALGITGALDGADLVKGDGPRILDDGTPPPLHPVATPRIGIRVGLEHLWRFYVPNNPHVSPARVRHVQ